The Herbiconiux sp. A18JL235 region GGGCTCCTCTGCGTCGTGCTCGGCCTCATCGGCAAGGTGCCGAACGACCTCACCATGGGCGCCACCGCACTCGTCGAGGTGCTGCTCGTGGTGCAGCTGGTCATGTCCCTCGTCGCCCCCGCGTTCGGCAACACACCGACGGGCGACCCGCTCGAGTTCTGGGTGTACCTCGTCTCGGCGGTGCTGCTGCCGCTCGCCGGGGGGTTCTGGGCGCTCATCGACCGCACCCGCTGGAGCACCGTGGTGCTCGGCGCGGTGTGCCTCGCCGTCGCCGTCATGGTGTACCGCATGAACGTCATCTGGTTCGTGCAGCTGGCCTGAGCCGGTGCCATAAACTCGTACTGCCATGACCAACGACACCCTCGCACCGCCTGCGCCCCGAACCCGTGCCCGCGGCGTGGGGCGGGTGCTCATCGTCGTCTACGCCATCCTCGCCCTCGGCGCGACCGGGCGCTCGGTGGTGGAGATCATCGGCAAGTTCGATCAGGCACCCTTCGCGTACACGCTCTCGGCGGTCGCCGCCGTCGTCTACATCGTCGCCACGATCGCGCTCATGGTCCCCGGCCCGGTCTGGTATCGCGTGGCCTGGGTCACCATCACCTTCGAGCTCGCCGGCGTGCTCACTGTCGGCACGCTCAGCCTCTTCCTGCCGGAGCTGTTCGCCAAGGCCTCGGTATGGTCGTGGTACGGCATGGGCTATCTGTTCATCCCGCTCGTGCTCCCCGTGCTCGGCATGCTCTGGCTGCGGCGCACCCGATGAAGACGTACTTCGACCTCTCGTCCGTCCCCGCCCCGCTCGGCCCCTCCGCGGTCACCATCGGCAAGTTCGACGGCGTGCACATCGGCCACCAGGCCGTCATCGGCGAGCTCATCGACGTGGCCAGGGCGCGCGGGCTGGAGTCGGTGGTCATCACCTTCGACCGGCATCCGCTCGCCCAGCTCGACCCGAAGGCCCGGCCCGACGTGCTGGTGAGCAACCAGCAGCGGCTCGAGCTGCTCGAGGCCACGGGCATCGACACCACCCTCTTCCTCGGCTTCGACGCCGCGTTCGCCTCGATGAGCCCGCGCGAGTTCGTCGAGCGGGTGCTGGTCGAGGTGTGCGGCGCGTCGGTGGTCATGGTGGGCGACGACTTCCGCTTCGGCGTCGACGGCAGCGGGAACGTCGGCACGCTCCGCGAATTGGGGGAGGAGTTCGGCTTCGACGTCGACCTCATTCCCGAGGTGAAGCCAGGCGACGCCCGCAAGGTGTCGTCGAGCT contains the following coding sequences:
- a CDS encoding bifunctional riboflavin kinase/FAD synthetase, producing the protein MKTYFDLSSVPAPLGPSAVTIGKFDGVHIGHQAVIGELIDVARARGLESVVITFDRHPLAQLDPKARPDVLVSNQQRLELLEATGIDTTLFLGFDAAFASMSPREFVERVLVEVCGASVVMVGDDFRFGVDGSGNVGTLRELGEEFGFDVDLIPEVKPGDARKVSSSWIRQLLAEGDVARAGEFLGRAPAVRGEVVHGAKRGRELGFPTANLSPESEGMIPADGVYAGWLTDGDRRYPAAVSVGSNPTFDGVPPKQVEAFVLDEDLDLYGHVVEVAFVARIRGMVKYTGIDPLIDQMNRDVEGVRAILRAAD